From the genome of bacterium:
AGCTATGGCATCCCGACGGGCGCGAGGAGGTGCTAGAAATGAAGGCCGGCGACTCGCTTCATCTGCCGCCGGGATTGGTGCACCGGTTCACCGGAATCGAAGACAGCGAAATATTCGAGTTCTCGACACAGCATTTCGATTCGGACTCCTACAGAATCGAGAAGGGGGATTGAGCTTTACCACACCTCTGCGGCGGCTAGCTCGTCGCGAAGCTTCGCCCAGCTTTCAAGCCGCGAGGCAGTGACCTCGCCGCGCGCGACCGCTTCGGCAATCGCGCATCCCTTCTGGCCTGCCGCATGCGTGCAGTCGCGAAACTCGCATTTGTGCGTGAGCGGATAAAGCTCCGGGAATAGCTGAATTAAGTCTTCGCTGTGCACGCCGGCGACGCCGAAGCTGCGGATGCCCGGCGTGTCAATCACCCACCCGCCCGCGGGATTGGCCAGCATTTTCACATGCGTCGTAGTATGCCTCCCTTTCAGCGTCTTGCCCGCGACGTCGCCCACCTTCAGCCCGAAGTCGAAAATTCGGTTCAAAATGCTCGACTTGCCCACGCCCGAATGTCCGCAGAACGCGGCGGTCTTTCCAATGATTTCGGATTCGAGCGCGTCCAGTCCCACGCCGCTCTTCGCGCTTGTCTCGATAACTCGATAACCGAGCGAGCGGTAAACATCAAGCTTTACGCACTGGCGCGAGGCTTCCGGCAGGTCAATTTTATTGAGTACGATCACAGGCGAAAGCCCGCCCGCGATTCCCGCGACAAGATACCTGTCCACGATTCCCGGTTTGACCACCGGATTGACCGAGACGACGATGCACAGCAAATCCGCGTTCGCGACTACCGGATCCAGGCGCTCTGCGTTCATCACCCATTTGCGTGCCAGCAGCGTCCGCCGCTCCAGCACCTCCTCGACAATGCCTGCGCCGTCCGCGCCGACGCGTACGCGCACGCGGTCGCCCACCGCGACGAGCGTACGATTCTCGCTGCGCTCAAGCTTCAGCCTGCCGCGCACTCTGCACGCGACTTCCCGCGCGTCCGCGCCTTCGCCGAGGCCGGCGTAAACCACGTTTCCGAGAATGCTCCTGACTGTTCCTACAAAAGTTTCGCTATCCATCCCTTTTCCAATAGAACGATTCGCGCCGGGCGGCCCGCGCGCGCCGCGGCGCGAGTGCAAGTCTGCATACGGAAAGCGCCCGCCGGGGCGCGGATGGATTGCGCGCGGGAACTAGCCGCCCGCGCCCCGGAGGCCCGCAAGTCCTTTGGCAGTTTTCATCGTGCATCGCCTCCTTGAGTGAAAGATTCGCCGGAATGGCGGGATTATTTTACCACTTTGGCCGCTTAAACAAACAGGTGTCATAATCATCGCGATGCCAGAGGTTTCGATATTTCTTTC
Proteins encoded in this window:
- a CDS encoding cupin domain-containing protein codes for the protein MLNDIKYVPKGWGGEYWIHNDELYCGKKLVLKAGKRCSIHFHKLKTETFYVQSGRLKMELWHPDGREEVLEMKAGDSLHLPPGLVHRFTGIEDSEIFEFSTQHFDSDSYRIEKGD
- the rsgA gene encoding ribosome small subunit-dependent GTPase A; translated protein: MDSETFVGTVRSILGNVVYAGLGEGADAREVACRVRGRLKLERSENRTLVAVGDRVRVRVGADGAGIVEEVLERRTLLARKWVMNAERLDPVVANADLLCIVVSVNPVVKPGIVDRYLVAGIAGGLSPVIVLNKIDLPEASRQCVKLDVYRSLGYRVIETSAKSGVGLDALESEIIGKTAAFCGHSGVGKSSILNRIFDFGLKVGDVAGKTLKGRHTTTHVKMLANPAGGWVIDTPGIRSFGVAGVHSEDLIQLFPELYPLTHKCEFRDCTHAAGQKGCAIAEAVARGEVTASRLESWAKLRDELAAAEVW